A region of the Ignavibacteria bacterium genome:
AGAAAAAAGCTTTGTTTATAGATAGGTAAAAGATATGAAATTTCCGGCTAAGCTGTTGTGAGATAAAAAAAGAGGCGGGCCCTTTTCAGCTGAGCCCGCCTCTTTGTTCAGGTTGTCATTCTGTCTTCTCACCATTCCGACCTATAACCATCCTGCGCTTTTTACCACTCTGTATTATCGTCTTCTCCTGTCAGGTCATCAAGCCTGTTGCTGATTATTTTATCCTTATTCTTTCTTCTTTCATCCAGAGTCTGCTTAAGCTCCGAAAGCCTGTCCTCCAGATCCTTTACCTCTTCTTTCCGGTTATCTTCCCTCAGCTCAAAAAGATCGCTTAGCTTTGCCTGCAGGTCCGACTTTATTTTTCCGCGTTCAGCCTTTTCGGCCTTCTGGTACTCAAGCCCCAGACCTTCAGTCTCTATTTCCAGCTCTGTAATCTTCTTCAGACGCTCACTGTCCTCTTTGCTCCTTTTGCCGAATAAAGGAAACTCAAAGCTTCTGAACTGGTTATCCATGAGAAGCTTGTTGTATTTCATTTTATTCAGCTTCTTAATCTTTTCCATCTCTTTTTTAAGCCTTGGCCCCAGCTCATCTAAAATCTTTTTTTCCTTCTCTATAGAAACCTTTATTTCCGGAATATGTATCTCCGGTATATCAATATCTGGAATCTCAACTATAGTGTCGCTAGAATCCGCATCCTGAACAACGTGGATTTTCTTGGGCTGCTTGGGGTGCTTCGGAGACTTGGTATTCTCCTGCGCCAGAAGGCATGAACCCATAAACATAAGGGCTGCTATTAATAATACATTGATCGATTTCATATTAACTCCGGTGATAAATAATTAAAATTTCTGTTAAAATAGCTTTTGTGCCGTCTACCTACATGGCTGACTTTGTAAGTTCCGTCTTCATAAATTCCATTTTCTGTTTTAACGCCATTGCCTGAAGCGCCCAGTCATCAAGCCTTTCGTAATTTTCCTTTTTAATCTTTAGCCTTGCCAGAGAAGCGCTTACGTGCCTTATGGTAAGTGCCGTACGCCTGTCTTTCCACTCATATTTTGCAGGCGTGACTTCAGTCTTTCTCATTTGGCCTGCGGGCGTTTCCTTCTTGTCTGCAATATTCTGACTTACAAGAGGCGCTCTCTCAGGCCTTGGGGCGGAATACTTCTTTAATTCCGGAAGGCTTTCAGGCTTATACATGAAGAAAAGGATTACCAGTACTGCAGATAAAGCCATGCCCCCAAAGGCAAACTTTCTGAAAAATCCATCAAAAAGATATTCATTAAGAGTACGAGGGAATCCGGATCTTAAACGGCTGAACAGGCTTTCCCTTGCGGCCTTTTTTATCATTACATTAAAAGTTTCCTCTTCAATATCATCCATTGGAATACTCTCATAAAGCGAAAGAGTGTCCTTGGCCTCCAAAAGCCGGCTGCTGCAAAGAGCGCACTCACGGGTATGCCTTTCCCAGTATCGCATTTCCTCTTCTGTCAGGCTCTTATCAATAAAAAGCCACATCTTTCTTTCAAATTCTTCGCAAACAAGTTTAGATTGCATTTTTCTTCCTCAACGCCCTTTTTATTTTTTCTACTGCGTAATGCATATGCCCTAAAACAGTGTTCAGGGGCTCCCCCGTAGCCTCCGAAATCTCCTTAAAACTCATTCCGCCGTGTTCCCTTAAGAGGAATACCTGCCTCTGCTTTTCAGGCAGGCCGCCGATTATCTTCTCCATTATTTCTTTCAGCTCATTACCAACGCACTCGGAGTAAGGATTGCTTCCCGAACTATGCATCTCGACTTCATCTGCCTGAAAGAGATTTATTCTCGCCCTGTTTTTCCTGATTGAATCCATGGCCGCATTGTGGGCGATGGAAAAAAGCCATGAGGAGAAACGGTCCCTGTGGTCGTATTTCCCTATAGCCTTCCAGACCTTAATGAGCGTTTCCTGGAATGCATCCTCGGCCTGCATTTTGTCACCCGTTAAACGCCACAGGTACGAATAAAGCTGTCTGCGGTAAATCTTAACAAGCTCCCTGAAGGCATCCTCTTCGCCCCGGCGGCACTTTTCAATTAGTAAATCTTCCAGAATATTCTCCATAATCAGATACTTTCTATTTATGTAAACGCATCACCCGAAAAAATATTGTACCCGGCTTAAAAAATTTTTGAAAATTTTATAAAAGGGGACTTACCCCTGGTTTTAATTAATTTGACGCCTCAAAGCTTAAAATGTTAGCACCTGCTGCCCAAGAACCCGATTTTGAACATAACGTGACCTGAGGTACAAAGCTCAATAGATGCCTTGTATTTTACATGAAATATGTTTTACTATATGTAAACATTCGTTATACAACTAATGAGAGGATAATGAGTAAGAACATATTTATAACAGATTTCGACATGAAGAGATTTAACTGGTTAATTTCGAATTCTTACCGTTTTAGCAATATTGACAATAAATACCTCCTGGAATTAAAGACCGAACTCGTACATGCAGTTGTAGTGCAGCCGCCTGATATTCCATCAGACGTGGTCACGATGAGTTCAAAGGTCAGGATTAAATATCTCGACACTGATGAAGAGGCTACGTTTACGCTGGTTTTTCCCTTTGATGCAGATATAAAACAGGGGAAGCTTTCCATACTGGCTCCCATTGGCGTTGCTGTAATCGGTTCAAGAATTGGAGATGAACTGGAGTGGGAAATGCCTCAGGGGAAAAGAAGGATCAGGGTCGAGGAGATCCTTTATCAGCCGGAAGCCGCGGGAAACTACTACATTTAACGGCCTGAATTATAAGTGTTTGTTTTAATGTAAGCATCCTTTGGCTTTAGTGCCAAAGGATGCTTTTTTTATTTATTCTCAAGCTGCCTTACAAGCTCTTTAATGTAATAAAAGTCATCAAGAGCCGGCCAGTGCTTCATAAAAACTGCCCTTAAGGCTGAGAAATTTTCATTGTTCCTGTTCGTGTATTCAGGAAGTACTGCCTTGGCCAGGTGCGGCGGAATTACAAACTTGGATATAATGAATTCCGGAGCCTCAGCTTCAACTGAAAGCCTTCTGTAAACTTCAAGCGTCTTTTTGTTTAATTCCGAAATATCTTTTTTGTCGGTTTTAAGGTAAAAGCAGTTAATATCCAGATCCGGGTGGTTCAGGTTCTTAAGAGATGCGGAATTTTCAACTAATTCATAGAACTTCCTGCTTGCCGAAAGTGAATTTATTATCAGCTCTCCCATGCCCGGCTGAACGGGCGGCAATACCTTGTAGGTTAAATAACACGCTGCTGCCATGGCGCCCGGACGCGAACCCTCAAGAGAGAACATCCCGATGTTAGGCTTATCCTGCTTGTGATATGTGTATGGCGCGGTGTTAAGAAGAACGCGCCTTAACTCCTCGTTTTTATAGAGTACGGCACCAGCACCGTAGGAGATGAGTCCGTGCTTGTGCGGATCAACGGTGATGCTGTCGGCCTCCCTCAGGAGCGAAAGCTGCCTGTATGTGTATTCGCTTAAATTCATCTTTTCTTTGCTGTAGGGAAGCACGTTAAAGCTCTCGTTTAGTATCACGCTTTTTACAAAGCCACCGTATGCTGCATCTACGTGCAGGTGGAAATTATATTTCTTCCTGAGCTCTAATAGGGCCTCAATATTATCGATGCTCCCGGTGCCCGTGGATCCCAGGTTTGCCATTACAAGCATAGCTTTATTTTTCTTCAGCTCGCTTTCCAGTATATCCGTATTCATTCTGAAATTATTATCTGCCGGAATTTCCTTGTAGTCCTTTATCGCCAGTATCTGACAGATCCTTTTCCACGAGTAGTGCGATACTTCTGAAAAGTAAACGTGGCCTTCTTTGTAAAAGTCGCGCGCAGCCCATAATGCCTCCATGTTTGCAAGCGAGCCGCCGCTGGAAAGGTGCCCCCATCCGCCTTGAAGCCCCGTCATCCTGAGCATTAAATCTACAACTTCCATTTCCATCTCCGTTGTAACCGG
Encoded here:
- a CDS encoding aminotransferase class I/II-fold pyridoxal phosphate-dependent enzyme; this translates as MTEDILSNYLGPKAEGIEVLKELLNTVLDHQAQWRRSYYDGDASLYKEKPTVSAKLEKELKEFLERSSRSLPYFHPRYVAQMVKDPSIPTVLGYIAFMLSNPNNHAYEGGPVTTEMEMEVVDLMLRMTGLQGGWGHLSSGGSLANMEALWAARDFYKEGHVYFSEVSHYSWKRICQILAIKDYKEIPADNNFRMNTDILESELKKNKAMLVMANLGSTGTGSIDNIEALLELRKKYNFHLHVDAAYGGFVKSVILNESFNVLPYSKEKMNLSEYTYRQLSLLREADSITVDPHKHGLISYGAGAVLYKNEELRRVLLNTAPYTYHKQDKPNIGMFSLEGSRPGAMAAACYLTYKVLPPVQPGMGELIINSLSASRKFYELVENSASLKNLNHPDLDINCFYLKTDKKDISELNKKTLEVYRRLSVEAEAPEFIISKFVIPPHLAKAVLPEYTNRNNENFSALRAVFMKHWPALDDFYYIKELVRQLENK
- the rnk gene encoding nucleoside diphosphate kinase regulator, whose product is MSKNIFITDFDMKRFNWLISNSYRFSNIDNKYLLELKTELVHAVVVQPPDIPSDVVTMSSKVRIKYLDTDEEATFTLVFPFDADIKQGKLSILAPIGVAVIGSRIGDELEWEMPQGKRRIRVEEILYQPEAAGNYYI
- a CDS encoding zf-HC2 domain-containing protein, translating into MQSKLVCEEFERKMWLFIDKSLTEEEMRYWERHTRECALCSSRLLEAKDTLSLYESIPMDDIEEETFNVMIKKAARESLFSRLRSGFPRTLNEYLFDGFFRKFAFGGMALSAVLVILFFMYKPESLPELKKYSAPRPERAPLVSQNIADKKETPAGQMRKTEVTPAKYEWKDRRTALTIRHVSASLARLKIKKENYERLDDWALQAMALKQKMEFMKTELTKSAM
- a CDS encoding sigma-70 family RNA polymerase sigma factor → MENILEDLLIEKCRRGEEDAFRELVKIYRRQLYSYLWRLTGDKMQAEDAFQETLIKVWKAIGKYDHRDRFSSWLFSIAHNAAMDSIRKNRARINLFQADEVEMHSSGSNPYSECVGNELKEIMEKIIGGLPEKQRQVFLLREHGGMSFKEISEATGEPLNTVLGHMHYAVEKIKRALRKKNAI